A single Streptomyces mirabilis DNA region contains:
- a CDS encoding MFS transporter, protein MPGLVASAVGILVVARTGVPVAVVVGAAVFGAGFGITQSATITLMYSRVPASGYGTVSALWNVAYDAGMGIGAVGFGTVAGLTGYPWAFVLTALLMLTALVPAWWDQTAACKQRATTRGDRAVTEEEQG, encoded by the coding sequence GTGCCGGGGCTGGTCGCCTCAGCCGTCGGCATCCTCGTCGTTGCCCGCACGGGCGTCCCCGTCGCGGTCGTCGTGGGTGCGGCCGTGTTCGGGGCCGGCTTCGGCATCACCCAGAGCGCAACCATCACGCTGATGTACTCCCGGGTCCCGGCCTCCGGGTACGGGACGGTGAGCGCCCTGTGGAATGTCGCCTATGACGCGGGTATGGGCATCGGCGCGGTCGGCTTCGGCACGGTGGCCGGATTGACCGGCTACCCCTGGGCATTCGTCCTGACCGCGCTCCTGATGCTGACAGCCCTCGTCCCGGCCTGGTGGGACCAAACGGCAGCGTGCAAACAACGTGCGACGACCAGGGGGGATCGGGCGGTGACGGAGGAGGAGCAAGGGTGA
- a CDS encoding IS5 family transposase: MSRRGTGVYAFFRRWRDHGLVTEFHDRLRGRVREKAGRDPEPSAGVIDSQSVKADAVVGADSRGFDGGKLINGRKRHAVVDTLGLLLAVQVTPADTGDRAAAQTLLARVVDAHHRLELVWADGGYTGSLIKRCLTALALVIAVVKRSDDMRGFVVLPKRWIVERFFAHLMRTRRLVRDFERRTSSAEAMIYWSMTLLMTRRLARPRPSRV; this comes from the coding sequence ATTTCCCGCCGTGGGACCGGGGTCTACGCCTTCTTCCGCCGCTGGCGCGACCACGGCCTGGTCACCGAGTTCCACGACCGGCTGCGCGGCAGGGTCCGCGAAAAGGCGGGCCGGGATCCGGAGCCGAGCGCGGGCGTGATCGACTCCCAGTCGGTCAAGGCGGACGCAGTCGTCGGCGCCGACAGCCGCGGCTTCGACGGCGGAAAGCTGATCAACGGCCGCAAGCGCCACGCCGTCGTTGACACCCTCGGCCTGCTACTCGCCGTGCAGGTCACCCCCGCGGACACCGGCGACCGCGCCGCCGCGCAGACCCTGCTCGCGCGGGTCGTCGACGCGCACCATCGGTTGGAGCTGGTCTGGGCTGATGGCGGCTACACCGGCAGCCTGATCAAGCGCTGCCTGACCGCGCTTGCTCTGGTCATCGCGGTCGTCAAACGCAGTGACGACATGCGCGGTTTCGTGGTCCTGCCCAAGCGGTGGATCGTCGAGCGGTTCTTCGCCCACCTGATGCGCACCCGCCGCCTGGTGCGTGACTTCGAGCGCCGCACCTCCAGCGCCGAAGCGATGATCTACTGGTCGATGACCCTGCTCATGACCCGCCGCCTTGCCCGGCCACGCCCCTCGCGGGTGTGA
- the tnpB gene encoding IS607 family element RNA-guided endonuclease TnpB — protein MSGAEPAGNGKKKRRGFEARPGFHVVGHRLALDPNASALQALASHCGAARVAYNWAVRHVLASWSQRAAEETYGVPEAERVAWRSWSLPSLRKAFNEAKHTDPFLREWWAQNSKEAYNTGLANAAAAFDNYAKSRRGERKGARMGRPRFKSKRKARPACKFTTGTIRLDDRRHIVLPRLGGSASTGRPAPRGRDRRRREADSVGDGAVRAGPLVRGPADRGTPHHRSCHPPGTAVGIDLGVKTLLVMADSAGEVREVANPKHYDQALTQLWKASRTVSRRRGPNRRTGQAPSRRWEKANAVRNRVHHRVANLRENHLHQATARIPAEYGTVVVEDLNVKGMVRNRRLSRRISDAAFGELRRQLTYKTQRHGGRLVVADRWMPSSKTCSRCGVVKAKLPLGVRVFECDACGLVLDRTRTQATTWPPSRRPTVKRVPE, from the coding sequence GTGAGCGGGGCGGAGCCTGCCGGGAACGGGAAGAAGAAGCGCCGGGGGTTCGAGGCGCGGCCCGGCTTCCACGTCGTGGGCCACAGGCTCGCCCTCGATCCCAACGCGTCCGCCCTGCAGGCTCTGGCCTCGCATTGCGGGGCGGCGCGGGTCGCCTACAACTGGGCGGTGCGGCATGTGCTGGCGAGTTGGTCGCAGCGCGCAGCGGAGGAGACCTACGGCGTCCCCGAGGCAGAGCGCGTTGCGTGGCGGTCGTGGTCGCTGCCGTCGTTGCGGAAGGCGTTCAACGAGGCCAAACACACCGACCCGTTCCTGCGGGAGTGGTGGGCACAGAACTCGAAGGAGGCCTACAACACCGGCCTCGCGAACGCTGCCGCCGCGTTCGACAACTACGCCAAGTCCCGGCGCGGCGAGCGCAAGGGCGCCCGGATGGGCAGACCCCGTTTCAAGTCGAAGCGGAAGGCTCGTCCGGCGTGCAAGTTCACCACCGGCACCATCCGCCTCGATGACCGGCGGCATATCGTCCTGCCCCGCCTCGGCGGATCCGCCTCCACAGGACGTCCAGCCCCTCGTGGACGCGATCGCCGAAGGCGGGAGGCGGATTCTGTCGGTGACGGTGCGGTTCGAGCGGGGCCGCTGGTTCGCGGTCCTGCAGACCGAGGAACGCCACACCATCGCTCCTGCCATCCGCCCGGCACGGCGGTCGGGATCGACCTCGGCGTCAAGACTCTCCTTGTCATGGCGGACTCGGCCGGCGAGGTCCGCGAGGTCGCGAACCCCAAACACTACGACCAGGCACTCACGCAGCTCTGGAAGGCCTCCCGGACCGTCTCCCGCCGACGCGGCCCCAACCGGCGCACCGGACAGGCCCCGTCCCGTCGCTGGGAGAAAGCCAACGCGGTCCGTAACCGGGTGCACCACCGGGTGGCGAACCTGCGGGAGAACCATCTCCACCAGGCCACGGCGCGTATCCCCGCCGAGTACGGCACCGTCGTGGTCGAGGACCTCAACGTGAAAGGCATGGTCCGCAACCGGCGTCTGTCCCGCCGTATCTCCGACGCGGCGTTCGGGGAACTGCGGCGCCAGCTCACCTACAAGACCCAGCGCCACGGTGGACGTCTTGTCGTCGCCGACCGTTGGATGCCCTCCTCGAAGACCTGCTCCCGCTGCGGTGTGGTGAAAGCCAAACTGCCCCTCGGCGTGCGCGTCTTCGAGTGCGACGCCTGCGGACTCGTCCTGGACCGGACGCGAACGCAGGCCACAACCTGGCCGCCCTCGCGGCGGCCAACGGTAAAACGGGTACCGGAGTGA
- a CDS encoding universal stress protein, producing MTLPLVVGIDGSDSSLLALDWAVDEAVRHGVPLRLVYASLWERYEGALPSIGLTRPSEQVLAEHIVASGAERAERRNPDVKVTTDILAEEAAVALVREGDGASALVTGSRGRGQLKGMLLGSVGLAVAGRARCPVIVVRGDRAGMAGTHERILLGLGDADTTAETVRFAFREAEVRGCVLDVVRAWRSPAHLSRPPEEAANTPEEEASALLDAVLAEAIAEHPRVRTHRTTIEGPAGKILVDRSAAADLVVIGARPRTGHFGLQLGRVSHTLLHHAQCPVAVVPQRP from the coding sequence ATGACACTCCCTCTGGTTGTAGGCATCGACGGATCGGACTCGAGTCTGCTTGCCCTCGACTGGGCCGTGGACGAGGCAGTCCGCCACGGGGTTCCCCTCAGGCTCGTCTACGCCTCCCTCTGGGAGCGATACGAGGGTGCCCTGCCGTCCATCGGCCTGACGCGCCCCTCCGAGCAGGTGCTGGCGGAGCACATCGTAGCTTCCGGGGCGGAGCGCGCCGAGCGGCGCAACCCTGACGTGAAGGTCACCACCGACATCCTCGCGGAGGAGGCGGCAGTCGCCCTCGTGCGCGAGGGTGATGGTGCGTCCGCGCTGGTGACGGGGTCGCGCGGTCGCGGTCAGCTCAAAGGAATGCTTCTCGGGTCGGTCGGTCTGGCCGTGGCGGGCAGGGCCCGTTGTCCGGTGATAGTGGTCCGAGGCGATCGAGCGGGCATGGCCGGAACACATGAGCGGATACTGCTTGGCCTGGGGGACGCCGACACCACCGCCGAGACCGTGCGGTTCGCCTTCCGCGAGGCCGAGGTGCGCGGTTGCGTCCTGGACGTGGTCCGGGCCTGGCGCAGTCCCGCCCACCTGAGTCGTCCTCCCGAGGAAGCGGCGAACACTCCCGAAGAGGAGGCCTCCGCACTGCTCGACGCCGTGCTCGCAGAAGCGATCGCCGAGCATCCCCGGGTACGGACGCACCGTACGACGATCGAGGGGCCGGCCGGCAAGATCCTCGTGGACCGATCGGCAGCCGCTGACCTCGTGGTCATCGGGGCCCGGCCCAGGACAGGCCACTTCGGGCTCCAGCTCGGACGCGTCAGTCACACACTTCTGCACCACGCCCAGTGCCCGGTCGCGGTCGTGCCGCAGAGGCCGTGA
- a CDS encoding VOC family protein: MIRKLQAVALDCADPVRLAEFYADLLGGRVVADPEDPDWVEVHGFEGTPLACQRVDGYRPPEWPGQQRPQQLHLDFDVDDLEGEEKRALTLGATMLERTDQLRPEANWRVYADPAGHPFCLCLH, from the coding sequence GTGATTCGAAAGCTGCAGGCGGTCGCGCTGGACTGCGCTGATCCGGTACGGCTCGCTGAGTTCTACGCGGATCTGCTCGGCGGCCGGGTGGTCGCGGACCCTGAGGATCCCGACTGGGTCGAGGTGCACGGGTTCGAGGGGACGCCGCTCGCCTGCCAGCGGGTGGACGGCTACCGACCGCCCGAATGGCCCGGTCAGCAGCGCCCGCAGCAGCTTCACCTGGACTTCGACGTGGACGACCTCGAGGGGGAGGAGAAGCGGGCCCTCACCCTCGGCGCGACCATGCTGGAGCGGACGGACCAGCTCCGCCCGGAGGCCAACTGGCGGGTCTACGCGGACCCGGCCGGCCATCCGTTCTGCCTCTGCCTCCACTGA
- a CDS encoding serine/threonine protein kinase, translating to MPGLTLGEHIAAHGPLSGARLYALAVGTAAALAAVHAAGVVHRDVKPGNVILAPDGPRVLDFGIAHALDGTSVTRTGVMTGTAGWISPEGYRTGATGSAGDVFAWGALVAYAATGRLPFGTGAPDAVAARVMSGDPDLAGIPDDLLALVTSALAKTPEERPTAAALAGQCTVLLAAQSTQVLQPGAAAPTLAGDLVAAGWEGLPAAEDDPAWTLARRRFARRRSGLVAAAAVTGFAVAAASTYLIAEQNRDGQRGTTRAGAGTTASATVSPGQRSGAVIASQGAATASPTAGAPKAGQEKKTPAATVSATCLPVTYKMSTGTAVCESKKDICAVGSPYYVKDINSLCGGPPALQRVNIISEPSTGGDPGVFYCVAWTGSASDTSRDAVLLMNAPGYQCGADLAAPPAPGCAGGRDRLLRHEQHCTALYPGTRLTYPAVLDYSSLGDQESPSMSASPNTSAPDRAPAQRVFGGSLQRGQPRPLKGEPGAAVGAAAVLGVEGVYAKDVQAVRAHPDVNVAASVESGRVRLSLRA from the coding sequence GTGCCCGGCCTCACGCTCGGCGAGCACATCGCCGCGCACGGCCCGCTGTCCGGGGCACGGCTGTACGCGCTGGCGGTCGGGACCGCGGCCGCGCTGGCAGCCGTCCACGCAGCCGGGGTGGTGCACCGCGATGTGAAGCCGGGGAACGTCATCCTGGCACCGGACGGACCACGGGTGCTGGACTTCGGCATCGCCCACGCCCTGGACGGCACCTCGGTGACCCGGACCGGCGTGATGACCGGCACCGCGGGCTGGATCAGCCCGGAGGGCTACCGCACCGGCGCTACAGGTTCGGCCGGGGACGTCTTCGCCTGGGGAGCACTGGTCGCCTACGCCGCCACCGGACGGCTGCCGTTCGGAACCGGTGCACCGGACGCGGTCGCGGCCCGGGTGATGTCCGGCGACCCCGACCTGGCCGGGATCCCCGACGACCTCCTGGCCCTGGTGACGTCCGCACTGGCCAAAACCCCTGAGGAGCGGCCTACGGCCGCGGCGCTGGCCGGGCAATGCACAGTGCTTCTCGCCGCCCAGAGCACTCAGGTCCTGCAGCCGGGGGCCGCGGCGCCGACCCTGGCGGGTGACCTGGTGGCGGCCGGGTGGGAGGGTCTACCGGCGGCCGAGGACGACCCGGCCTGGACCCTGGCCCGGCGCCGGTTCGCCCGCCGTCGCTCCGGACTCGTTGCCGCGGCTGCTGTCACCGGGTTCGCCGTGGCCGCCGCCAGCACCTACCTGATCGCAGAACAGAACCGGGACGGGCAGCGGGGCACCACGCGGGCCGGGGCGGGCACGACGGCCTCCGCCACGGTCTCCCCCGGCCAACGTTCCGGAGCGGTGATCGCCTCTCAGGGAGCGGCGACCGCCTCCCCTACAGCAGGCGCCCCGAAAGCCGGGCAAGAGAAGAAGACCCCGGCGGCGACCGTGTCTGCCACGTGCCTGCCAGTCACCTACAAGATGTCCACGGGCACGGCGGTCTGCGAGTCCAAGAAGGACATCTGCGCCGTCGGGTCCCCGTACTACGTCAAGGACATCAACAGCCTGTGCGGTGGCCCGCCCGCCCTGCAGAGGGTGAACATCATCTCCGAGCCGTCCACCGGCGGAGATCCAGGTGTTTTCTACTGCGTGGCCTGGACCGGCAGCGCCAGCGACACCTCTCGTGACGCCGTGCTGCTGATGAACGCACCCGGCTACCAGTGCGGCGCCGACCTGGCGGCCCCTCCGGCACCGGGATGCGCTGGGGGGCGCGATCGTCTTTTACGACACGAGCAGCACTGCACAGCCCTGTACCCCGGAACCCGCCTGACCTACCCCGCCGTTCTGGACTACAGCAGCCTCGGCGACCAGGAGTCCCCAAGTATGTCTGCCTCACCGAACACGTCGGCGCCTGACCGAGCACCTGCTCAGCGTGTGTTTGGGGGCTCGTTACAGCGAGGCCAGCCACGCCCGCTCAAGGGGGAGCCGGGCGCAGCCGTTGGGGCAGCGGCCGTCTTGGGGGTCGAGGGGGTCTACGCCAAAGACGTGCAGGCAGTCCGTGCACATCCGGACGTCAACGTAGCTGCATCTGTTGAGTCTGGCCGTGTCCGGCTGTCCCTGCGTGCGTGA
- a CDS encoding hydrogenase maturation protease: protein MRGRVPEDVVLAVSDGEPGRMLELWRGADTAVVVEALRLHPARPGALHTLTATEAAGRGTGTASTHALGLGECLALAEALDLLPRKVVVHAVEVADVELGTGLSDPVRSALSELIERTSASVLQAREGNHQRQTSGGAPLP from the coding sequence TTGCGGGGCAGGGTCCCCGAGGACGTCGTGCTGGCGGTCAGCGACGGCGAACCCGGCCGGATGCTCGAACTGTGGCGCGGAGCGGACACCGCGGTCGTGGTGGAAGCCCTCCGTCTACATCCGGCCAGGCCGGGCGCGCTGCACACCCTGACAGCGACGGAGGCGGCCGGCCGCGGGACTGGTACGGCGAGCACACACGCCCTGGGGCTGGGGGAATGCCTCGCTCTGGCGGAAGCCCTCGACCTGCTCCCGCGGAAGGTCGTCGTGCACGCCGTTGAGGTGGCCGATGTCGAACTCGGCACGGGACTGAGCGACCCGGTGCGGTCGGCCCTCTCCGAATTGATCGAGCGCACCTCCGCCTCCGTACTTCAGGCCCGCGAAGGGAACCACCAGCGGCAGACGTCTGGCGGTGCGCCTCTACCGTGA